CGCCGAGGATGCCGAGCCACAGCACGGCCGGCCACTTAAACTTCCAGTCCGCGGCCAGTACCTGCATCACCGCCAGGTGCATCAGTGGGCTCTCCTCGCTCGGCGCGCGATCCGCTCCCGCCGCTGGGCGACGAACCGCACCAGGTCGTGCAACCAGTCGTGGTCGGTGCGGAGCACCAGGTGGTCCGCGGCGGCACCGCGGATCTTCTCCTGGATCTCCGTGCGTTCCGCGGCGGCCGCGGCAGCGTACCGCTGCCGCACCCCGCGCTTGCCGGTGTCGAACTCACGCGCCGCACCGGTCTCCGGGTCCATCAGCGTGATGACACCGACGTTCGGGATGTCCAGCTCCCGCGGGTCGACGACCTCCACCACGAGGACGTCGTGCCGGGTGGTGAGCCGGCGCAGCTCGTTCGCCCAGTCGCCGTCGTCGAGGAAGTCGGAGATCACCACCACCAGGCCGCGCCGCTTCGCCATCATTCCGGTACGGCGGATGACGGCGGCCAGGTCGCCCTGGCCCGGCTGCGCGTCGAGCTGCGCCATCAGCGCGTGCAGCATCGCCGTCACATGGATGCGGCCCGACCTGGCGGGCACGGTGTGGAAGCCGTGCGGCTTGCCGAGCACCGCGCCGATCCTGTTACCCACGCGCTGGGTCAGGAACGCGACCGAGCCGGCGGCCGCCACCGCGAGATCGTCCTTCTCGCACGCCGCCGTGCCGAAGTCGAGGCTCGCGCTCACGTCCACGCACAGCCAGGTCTCCAGCTCGCGATCCGCGATCGTCTCCCGGATGAACGGCTCCTGCATCCTGGCGGTGACGTTCCAGTCGATGTGGCGTACGTCGTCGCCGAGCTGGTACGCCCTGGTCTCGCCGTACTCACTGCCGTGCCCGGGCACCAGCCCGTGGTACTCGCCCTGCAGCAGGCCGTCGAGC
The nucleotide sequence above comes from Streptosporangiales bacterium. Encoded proteins:
- a CDS encoding DUF58 domain-containing protein; the encoded protein is MRSMPQTDEQPSIFAGGSEEVLRRLELTVTRKLDGLLQGEYHGLVPGHGSEYGETRAYQLGDDVRHIDWNVTARMQEPFIRETIADRELETWLCVDVSASLDFGTAACEKDDLAVAAAGSVAFLTQRVGNRIGAVLGKPHGFHTVPARSGRIHVTAMLHALMAQLDAQPGQGDLAAVIRRTGMMAKRRGLVVVISDFLDDGDWANELRRLTTRHDVLVVEVVDPRELDIPNVGVITLMDPETGAAREFDTGKRGVRQRYAAAAAAERTEIQEKIRGAAADHLVLRTDHDWLHDLVRFVAQRRERIARRARRAH